The following nucleotide sequence is from Saccharothrix texasensis.
GCGGCCAGGTTGAGCGTCGCCAGGTGGGACTCGGCGCCCCGGTCGCGCAGCGTGCACACCCGCAGGAGCCGGTTCGCCAGGACCACCAGGTCCGGGGCGAGGACCGCCAGCCCGATCGCGGTCAGCACCGTGGCCGGGCCGGTCGTCGCGGTGGTCGCGATGCTGTCCGCGGGCAGCGCCGGCACGGCCGATGCGGACCCGACGCCCGCGACGAGCAGGACCGCCGCGACCATCCGCCGCCGGGCGACCCGCGACGACCCGGGCCGTGACGGCGCACCTGTCTCGACCGGGCTGCGCTCCGCGGCCTTGCGGCTGCCGATCCAGGCCGCCGGCACGCCCGCGCCGAGCACCACCACCACACCGACCACGGGCAGCACGATCCCGGGGGAGTAGACCGTGCCCGCCTCGGTCAGCCCGGTGCCACGCACGCCCTGGAAGAGCAGCCAGCCGAGGAGGTAGCCCAGGCCGAGGCCCGGTGGCGCGGCCGCGGCGGAGATCGCGAGCGTCTCCGCCGAGACCAGGACCCGCACCTGCCGGGGCCCGGCCCCGATGAGCCGGAGGCCGCTGATCTCCTCGGCGCGTCCGTCGAGGGTGACGCTGATCGTGGAGACCATGGCGAACACCACGATCGCGACCACCCAGCCGCCCATGATCAGCGGGAACTGCGTGAGGAAGGCCCGGTCCGCGGCGGCGGTCCGGTCGGCGAGGCCGGTGGCGAGGATCGTGGTCATCGCGACGACCAGCGCCATGCCGACCAGCGCGATGAGACCGGTGGCGACCGCGGTGGTCCGGTGGTGGCTGACCAGGCGCAGAGCGAGCTTCAGCACGTCAACGCACCCCCACCGCGTTCGCGGCCCGCTCGGCCGATTCGACGAGCGCGGCCATCCGGTTGGCCACGGTCGCGGCGTTCGGGCGCGCCAGGCGGTCGACGACCAGGCCGTCGGCGAGGAAGAGGACGCTGTCCGAGTAGGACGCCGCCACCGGGTCGTGGGTGACCATGATGATCGTCTGGCCGCGGTCGGCGAGGTGGCGCAGCAGGGACAGCACCTCGCGGGCGCTGCCGATGTCCAGCGCGCCGGTCGGCTCGTCGGCGAACACCACCTCGGGGTCGGTGACCAGCGCCCGAGCGACGGCGACCCGTTGTTGCTGGCCGCCGGAGAGCTGACCGGGCCGGTGGTCGCCGCGCCCGGCCAGCCCGACGCGGGCGAGCAGCTCCGCTGTGCGCCGGGGGTCGGGACTGCGCCTGTCCAGGCGCAGCGGCAGCTCGACGTTCTGTGCCGCGGTGAGCGCCGGGAGCAGGTTGAACGCCTGGAACACGAACCCGATCCGGCGCCGGCGGACTTCGGCCAGCGCGGCTTCGCCGAGCTCGGCCAGGTTCACGCCGTCGAGCTCGGCCGTGCCGGAGGTCGGCGTGCGCAGCCCGGCGGCGCAGTGCAGCAGCGTCGTCTTGCCCGACCCGGACGGGCCCATGATCGCCACGAACGCACCGCGGGGCACGTCCAGGTCGACGCCCCGCAGTGCGTCGACCGGTCCCCCTTCCCCCTCGAACCTGCATCGGAGCTGTCGTGCGCGAACTGACATCGAGACCCTCCCCAGTTATGAACGCTTATTTAAAACGAACGTTCACATGCTACGGTAGTCGACGTGGGACACCGGGACAACCTGATCGCCGCAGCGCGGCAGTGCCTCCTCGCGACGGGCTACGCACGCACGACCGTGCGAGACCTGGTCGCCGCGTCGGGGGCGAACCAGGCGTCGATCAACTACCACTTCGGCTCGAAGGACCAGCTGCTCACGAGGGCGCTGACCGAGCTCAACGCCGAATGGGGAGAGCTGCTGTTCTCCGCGCTCGGCAACCCGGACGAGCCGATCGGCCACGAGGAGCGCTGGCGCCGGATCATCGACTCGATCCGCGACCACCAGGACCTCTGGTTCGTCAACTTCGAGAGCGTCAGCTACGTCCAGCACGACGCCCAGATCCGTTCCATCAACGCCCACGGCCAGGAACTCGCGCGCACCGCGTTGGCCCGGTCGTTCGGCGGCCTCCCGCCGTCCGCCGACCCGGCAGACGTGCGCGCGGTGGGCGGCCACTACTACTCACTGCTCGTCGGTGTCGCCCTCCAGTGGCTCACCGATCCGGACAACGCGCCGAGCGCCGCGGACGTGGTCCGAGCGGACCGCCTGGCCGCCGAACGGACCTGAGGCCGGAGCCCGGCAGCACACCGGCACCGCCGAGCGCGAACGCCTGTGCGGGTGAACTCCAGCCCCACGGAGGTCACGCGGTCCACGCGGTTCAGCGCGTTGCCCACGTGGAAGATGCTGTGGATGCTCCCGCCCGCCGTCGCGGGCGAGGCCGTCACCACGTTGTGCCAAGCGATGTTGTTGCGCGCGTTGTTCTCCGGGCTGGAGCGTTCGGGGAACGTCATCGGGTCGGTGGTGGGGATCCATGATCGTGGGGTGGACAGGGGTGGTGTGAAACTGCACCCACTGACCAGGCCGGAACGAATCGGAGCCGGCTAGCGCCGCGTTCCTCGATGATGGTGCCGGCACGCGATGACGATCGACGCCGCTGAGGAGCGGGCGGTCCGGAAACTGGCTGGTGCCCGACACGCCCCCGGTGACTGGATCCGGCGGGCGCGAATCGTGGCCGCCGGCTGGGAAGGCGGGTCGACCAGGGTCATCGCCGCCGAGATCGGTGTCATCCGGGTCCGCCGCATCCTGCTCGCCGAAGGGAGGAGGTGGTGTCGGACCGTTCCTGGACCACGAGCAGCGACCCGGAGTTCGTCCCAAGAGGATGTGCGTCGTCGGGCGCTACACCGATCCGCCGGAGAGCGCGACCGCAGTCTGCGCCGACGGTCTCGGCCCCGTCATGCCCCGCACCTTCCCGCCCGCACCCGGCTCGTCCGCTCGGTCCCGATGCCCTGGGTTGGCGATGCCTGCCGCCCGTGCAACGCTGGTCAACGTGCGGAAACCGGATGAGGAATTGCCCCACCGCCTGCTCGGCGGCCTGCGTCTGGACGAGTTGTTGGACGAGGTGCGGGAGCGGTTGACCGAGATCGGGTCGACCAGGGACAAGATGCGGGGTCTGCTGGACGCGGTGCTCGCGGTGGGCGCCGGGTTGGAGTTGGACTCGACGTTGCAGCGGATCGTGCAGGCGGCGGTGCAGTTGGTCGGTGCGCGCTACGGCGCGTTGGGCGTGTTGGGCGGGAAGGCCGACCTGTCGCAGTTCGTCTACGTCGGCATCGACCCGGAGACGCGCTCGCACATGGGACACCTGCCGCAGGGCAAGGGGTTGCTCGGGCTGCTGATCAAGGACCCGCGGGCCATCCGGCTGCACGACCTGGCCGAGCACCCGGCGTCGGTGGGCTTTCCGGCGAACCACCCGCCGATGCACAGCTTCCTCGGTGTTCCGGTGCGGGTGCGCGACGAGGTGTTCGGCAACCTCTACATGACCGAGAAGATCGACGCCGCCGACTTCACCGCCGATGACGAGGTGGTGCTGACCGCGTTGGCCTCGGCGGCGGGTGTGGCGGTGGAGAACGCCCGGTTGTTCGAGCGTTCACGCATGCGTGAACGCTGGCTGGAGGCCACCGCGGAGATCAACTCGGAGCTGTTGGGCGGTGTCTCCTCCGACGACGCGCTGGGGTTGATCGCACAGCGGACCAGGGAGCTGTCCGGGGCGTCGATGTCGCTGATCGTGCTGGCCGAGGGGGCGGGGGAGCGGCGTCTGCGGATGGCGGCAGGTGCGGGAGCGCACGTCGAGGGTCTGGTCGGTGGAGTGCTCGGCGGGTCTGAGTCGTTCGTGCAGGAGGTGCTGGAGTCGGGCGCGCCGATGCTGGTCGAGGACCTGGGAGGCCGACTGGGTGACGTGTCGGTCGATGTCGGTCCCGGTGTCGCGGTGCCGTTGCGGTCGGGTTCGGTGGTGATCGGTGTGCTGCTGGTCGCGCGGGACAAGGGCGGTGCCCGGTTCGGTGTCGATCAGGTGCCGGTGTTGGCGGCGTTCGCCGATCAGGCGGCGGTGGCGCTGGAGTTCGCCGAGAACCAGCGCGCTCGACGGCAGGTCGACGTGCTGGAGGATCGCGATCGGATCGCGCGTGACCTGCACGACCACGTGATCCAGCGGTTGTTCGCCACCGGCATGAGCTTGCAGGGCGCGTTGGGGTCGATCCGGGAGCCGCGGGTGCGTGAGCGGGTGCAGAAGGCGGTCGTGCAGCTCGACGAGACGGTGTTGGAGATCCGGACCTCGATCTTCGACCTGCAGGGCAGCGACGACGTGCCTGGCCTGCGGCGACGGCTTCTCGACCTGATCTCCGAGCTCACCGGGGACGTGTCGGTCACACCGACCGTGCGGATGTCGGGCACGGTCGACAACTCGGTGCCGGACTACATCGGCGAGCACGCCGAGGCGGTCGTGCGGGAGCTGGTCAGCAACGCCGTGCGGCACGCCCGAGCCACCGAGTTGATCGTCACCGTGGAGGCCGGTGACTCGCTGGCGATCACGGTGGTGGACAACGGCGTCGGCATGCCTGCCCAGGTCGCGCGCAGTGGGCTGCGCAACGTGGAGCAGCGCGCCGTGGAACTCGGCGGCACGTGTGCGGTCGATCCGGGGACCGAGGGTGGCACGCGCGTGACGTGGCAGGTCCCGCTGGCCTGACCTACTCCTCGTCGGACGGGGCGCTCGGCTTGCGCAGGCGGGTGGCGAGGACGGCGGCCTGGGTGCGGCGTTCGAGGCCGAGCTTGGCCAGCAGGTGCGAGACGTAGTTCTTGACGGTCTTCTCGGCCAGGAACATCTTCTCGGCGATCTGCCGGTTGGTGAGGCCCTCGCCGATGTGGTCGAACACGGTGCGCTCCTGCTCGGTGAGGGTGCGCACCGGGTCGCCCTGCTCGCGTTCGCGGCGGATGCGGTTGAGCAGGGCGGCGGTGGAGCGGGCGTCGAGCAGGGACTCGCCGGCGGCGACCTTGCGGACGGCGTTCTGCAGGTCGTTGCCGAGGATGCGCTTGAGGACGAACCCGGACGCGCCGGCCATGATGGCGTCGAACAGGGCTTCGTCGTCGGTGAACGAGGTGAGCATCAGGCACTTGAGGTCGGGCATGCGGGAGCGCAGCTCGCGGCACAGCTCGATGCCGTTGCCGTCGGGCAGCCGCACGTCCAGCACCGCGACGTCGGCTCCGCTGTCGGGCACCCGGGCCAGCGCCTCGGCCACCGACCCCGCCTCGCCCACCACCTGCAAGCTGTCGTCGCTGTTCAACAGCTCCCGGACCCCGACCCGGACCACCTCGTGGTCGTCCACCAGGAACACGCGCGCCACCGGATCCACTCCTTCTTCCGTTTCCGTCAACCCTCACCGACACGGCCGCCCCGGCACAGGGTCCAAAGACCCTGCCATCGGAGGTGCGACGTCCTGCGGATCCGGTCGGATCCCCGACGTCGACCGCTGCTCGTCCAGGATGCGTCGCCACCATGCTGCCGGCGTGTCGCCGCCGCCACACCTCCGACGGGAGGCGCTGTCGGTGTCGCGCACGGCGTGGGTGGGGTCAACGCGTGGCGCGGGCTGGTGGGACAGCGGTGGCCGGCGAGTGGTGGAGGTCGTGGCGGCTCACTCCTGCGGGGGAGCGGTGCGCTACGAGGACGGGGCAGCGGGCGTGGTGCAGGGCGGTGCGGGTCAGCGGGCCGCGGTCGCCGAGGACGAGCAGGTCGGTGTCGGCGTGGCGGACGATGGCCTCGTGCGGATGCATGCGGGCCGGCACCGAGGTGTGGCGGATGCCGCGCAACAGCCGGTCGGCGTGGTCGGCGTGGTCGGTCAGCGGCAAGGGACGGAGGTCACGGTCATGGCTTGGTGATCGGTTCCAGCAGCAGGTCCTCGACCGCGCGCCGCGGGCTCGGCGGTACCGTCGAGCCGAACCCGATGCGCAGCACCGTCTGCGGCGCGATGGTTCCACCCAGTGTCCGGCGCAGCTGTTCGCGCACGGATCGCACCTCGATCGCCTGCGACATGAACGACGCGGACAGGCCGAGGGTCGTTGCCGTCAGCAGCACGCGTTGCAGCGCCTGCCCCGCCTGGAGCTCGGCCGGCGGCCCGTCGGAGAACGAGCAGAGCACGACGACCAGCGGGTCGGACTCGTAGTCCTTGCCCGGTGTGCGCTCGGCGGCTTCGAAATCGCGCAGCGCCCACTCGTCCTGCGGTGCGGGGCGGATCCCGGCCGAGGCGGGCGGGATGCCGTCCGCGCCTCGTGGACCGGTCCAGTCGGCCAGCTCGGCGCGGACCAGCGGATCCTCGATCTGGATGCGGTGCGCTTTCGACACCAGGCCCTGCAACCGGGCGCGTTCCGCGCGGTCGGTCACCACGTGCAGCCAAGACCGCTCGCGCTCGGCCGCCCGGACCAGTGCGTACCGGTGCGCGACGGGAATCGGCACGTCGCGGAAGGGCTTGCGGTTGGACCTGCGGACCGGCACCGCTTCGAGCAACTGCCGGGTGTCCTCGTCGAGGTCACGCCGGCCGCCGCGACGGATCGTGGCCAGCGCGCCGGGCGCTTCCGCTCCGGGCAGCAACGTGACCAGCGGCCGGATGCCGCGCTCGCGCAGTGCCAGGCGGAGGTTGAACAGCGCGGCGCCGCAGGCCAGCCGCAGCTCGCGGTCCTCCGGATCGGTGGCGGGAAGACGTCGGGCTGGATCGGCGTGCAACTCGATGCGGTCGGGTTCGAGCCGGAACCGCCACGGCTGGGTGTTGTGCACGGACGGGGCGAGCGTCGCCGTCGCCAGGACCTCGGCCACCTCGTCCCGGTCCAGCCCCAGCACCTCGGTCACACCTCTCATGGCCTGCTCCAAACCACATCACCTGCTCGGGATCACTGTCTCCACTGTCCGTTCGGAGAAGGCTCCGCCACACGGTCGAAGGTCCCGAGTGAGCGGGGCTGGACGACTCGATGTCCACGCCCACCCGGACGTTGGGAGCCGGTGAGAACGGCGACGCGGACTTAAGACCTTGCCCGATGAGGCCCAATGACCACTGCCCTCGGCACGTCGGCTGCCTAGCGTCGGACTTCAGAGGACAGGGCCCCGTGCGGCCCCACCGCCCGTGGCGGCGCGTCCGTCGACATCGAATCGGGAAGAGGAATCTGTGATGAGTGCCCCCATCGTGGTCGGAGTGGACGGCTCGACGTCGGCGTTGACGGCCACCAAGTGGGCCGCCGAGGAAGCCGCACGGCACCGCGTGCCGCTCAAGCTCGTGCACGCCTACCTGCCGCCCACCCGCGGCTACCCCGAGATCGTGCTGACCGGCCACGAGGTGCGGCAGGCGTTCGAACAGCAGGGCCGCCAGTGGCTCGAGGATGCCGCTGGCGCCGCCCGCGCGGTCGCACCGGACGTCGGGATCACGACGTCCCTGGTCGTCGACCGCCCCGCCGCGGCCCTGATCGCCGCGTCCCGCGACGCGTTCCAGGTGGTGCTCGGTTCGCAGGGCCTGGGTGGCTTCTCCGGTCTGCTGGTCGGTTCGGTCGCCGTCGCGGTCTCCGCGCACGGCACGAGCCCCGTGGTCGTCGTCCGGGAAGAGCTTGGCCACGACGGCCCGGTCGTGGTCGGCGTGGACGGCTCGGCGGCGAGCGAGGAGGCGGTCGCGTTCGCGTTCGCCGAGGCGTCCCTGCTCGGCGTGCCCCTCACCGCGCTCATCGCCTGGACCGACTTCCTGGTCGACAGCGCCTACCACTCCCGGTTCACCGTCGACTGGTCCCAGGTCGAGCAGGAGCAGCTGCGTCTGCTGTCCGAGCGCCTCGCGGGCTGGCAGGAGAAGTACCCCGACGTCCATGTGGAGCGCGTCGTCGTCCACGACCGCCCGGTCCGCGCACTGCTCAACGCCGCGAAGGACGCCCGGCTGCTCGTGGTGGGCAGCCACGGCCAAGGCGGCTTCACCGGCATGCTGCTCGGCTCCACCAGCCAGGCGCTGGTCCACCACGCCCCCTGCCCCCTCGCCGTGGTCCGGCCGGCCACCGCGGAGCAGTAGGCCCGCGGGTCGACGAGCGGGGGACCGATCACCGGACCGGTCGCCCGTTCGCCGTTCCTCTCCTCCGTGACCGCGGCCGTGGCGGGACTCAGGTGCGGTCGGCCGGCACGACCACGATCGGGCACGTCGCATGGCGCAGGCAGTCCGCCGCCACGCTGCCCGGGACCGGATCGGCGAGCCTGCGCTGACCGTGCGTGCCCCCACGAGCAGGTCCGCCTGCCTGGACGCTTGGGCCGGCGCGGTGCCCGCGTCACCGGTGATGGTCACCTCGGTCACCGGGGGCGCACCCGGCACGGTGGCGCGGACCTCCTCCACGATCGTGTGAAGTTCGCGGGCGGGGTGTCGGTGGCCGGGGTTGTCGGCGTGGGGTGCCCGCCCATGACGTGGCTGCCACGAATTCCGTCTCGCGCAGCCACGCCGTCGTCGCCTCGACGGCGTCACCGGTCTTCACCGCTGGCGCCGGCGCCCAGCGCAGGGCCTCGCGGCTCGCCGGCGAGCCGTCCACCAACCAGGATCATGGCTTCCTCCTCTGCTCTCACCTCGAGCGTTCGCTCCGTGCCGGTGGGACCGGCAGGGTCCTGGGTCACCGACCTCGGGGTCGATGCGCACCCGCGCGCGGCCGGCGCCGCCTTCAGGGCCGAAGGTCCCGCCGCCGACGGGACCGCAGCCACTGACCTCGTCGAACAGATGCCGGGAGGCTTGAGCCGAACACCCGAGGAGGAGTCATGGACGAGACGATCGTGGTGGGCGTGGACGGCTCGCCGGTCAGCCGGACCGCGTTGCGGTGGGCGGTCGAGGAGGCGAAGCTGCGCGGTTGCGCGGTGGAGGCCGTCCTGGCCTGGCACGTGGACTACGGCATGGTGATCGGCCCCGTGTCGGCCACGGTCGCCGCCGGGATCGACCGCGACGAGGTGCGCGAGAGCTACCGGCGCGTGCTGGACGACGTGGTGGCCGAGGTCGGTCCGGAGGTCCGGGCCGTGCTCGCCGAGGGCGACGCCCGCGAGGTGCTGACGAAGGCGTCCGAGCACGCGGCGCTGCTGGTGGTGGGCAGCCGGGGAGCGGGACCGATTCGCGAGGTGTTGCTGGGCTCGGTCAGCTCCCACTGCGTGCACCACGCGACGTGCCCGGTGGTCGTCGTGCGCGAGCCCGAGCCCGAGCACGTCGAGCCGAAGCCGGCCGTCACCCCGGGACCGCTGCTGTGACTGCCTCGGTGCACGGCGACCGCGCACTGCTGGCGGACGGGTCCGTGGTTGCGCTGCGGGAGCTGGGTCCGGCCGACGCGGACGCCCTGCTCGCGCTGCACCGCGACCTGCCGGTGGACGACCGCTACCTGCGGTTCTTCAGCGCCGCGCCGCAACACCCGGACGAGTTCGTCGCTCGACTGACCTCACCCGAAGATCCGTTGCACGTCGTGATCGGCGCGTTCGCCTCCGACGTGCTGGTCGGCGCCGCGAGCTACGTCCCGCTCGACGACGACACCGCCGAGGTGGCGCTGGTGGTCGCGCACGACCGGCAGTCCCGCGGTGTCGGCACGCTGCTGCTGGAGCACCTGGTCTCGTCGGCCAGGCGGCGGGGTGTGCGGCGGTTCCGCGCCGACGTGCTCACGGTGAACTCGAAGATGCTGCGCGTGTTCGCCGACCTCGGTCTGGTGTGGACGTCCACGGCGGACAACGGCGAGGTGCGCGTCGACCTCGGCCTCGACCCCGGTGAGCGGTACCTGGAGGCCGTCGCCGACCGGGAGCAGGCCGCCGACGTGGCCAGCCTGCGGTCGGTGCTCGAGCCCGACTCGGTCGTGGTGGTCGGTGCGAGCCGCAAGTCGTCCTCCGTGGGCAACGCGGTGCTGGCCAACCTGGTCGAGGGCGGCTACACCGGCGCGCTGCACGCGGTGAACCCGCACGCCCACCAGGTGCTGGGCGTTGCCTGCCACCGGTCGGTGGCCGACCTGCCCGAGGCCCCTGACCTGGCGGTGGTGTGCGTGCCCGCCGCAGTGGTGCCGCAGGTCGCCGAGGACTGCGGGCGACGGGGGGTGAAGGCGCTGGTCGTCATCACCTCCGGCGTCGACCCCGAACGCCTGCTGGAGGTCGTGCGCCGGTACGGGATGCGGATGGTCGGCCCGAACTGCGTCGGTGTGTCGAACACCGACCCGGACGTCCGGTTGGACGCCACCTTCACCCGTGACCGGACCGAGCCGGGCGGGATCGGCCTGGTCACCCAGTCGGGTGGTGTGGCGATCGCGGCGGCCGAGCAGTTGCGGCGGCTGGGGCTGGGCACCTCGCAGCTGGTCTCGACCGGCGACAAGTACGACGTGTCCGGCAACGACCTGCTGCTGTGGTGGGAACGCGACGAGCGGACCCGGGCGGTGGCGCTGTACCTGGAGTCGTTCGGCAACCCGCGCAAGTTCTCCCGGCTGGCCCGCCGGGTGGCGCGCCGCAAGCCGGTGCTGGCGATCCGGGCGGCGAGCAGCGAGGCCGGCCGGCGCGCCGCCGCGTCGCACACCGCCTCGACCGCCACCCCGGCGGTGACGCGCGACGCGTTGTTCCGACAGGCGGGAGTGATCGCGGTGGACGGCGTCGGCGAGATGGTCGACGTCCTGGCCGCGCTGCACGCCACCCCTCTGCCCGCCGGACGTTCGGTGGCTGTGCTCGGCAACGCAGGTGGGCTGGGTGTGCTGGCCGCGGACGCCTGCGCGCACCACGGGCTCACCACCGCCGAACTCGGCGCGGGCACGGTCGAGGCGCTGAAGGCGCTGCTGCCGAGCACGGCGAGCCCGCACAACCCGGTCGACACGACCGCGGTCGTGGCCGACCCGGCGGTGGACGCGGTCATCGCGGTCACCGTCCCCACAGCACTGGGCGACCCGGCCGGCGGCATCCACCCCACGGCCAAGCCGGTGCTCGCGGTGAGCACCGACCAGGACGCGTCGGTGTCGCTGCGCGACGACGCCATCGCCCGCTACACCGAGCCCGCCCGTGCCGCCGCCGTGCTCGCCTCGCTGGCCGAACGCTCGGCGTGGTTGCGCCGCCCGGCGCCGCAGCCGGCCGAGTTGCCCGGGATCGACCTGCCGCCCGCCCGCGCGGTCGTCGCCGAGCACTTCACCGCCGAACCCGGAGGCGGGTGGCTCGACCCCGATCAGGCGGTGCGGCTGCTGGGCGCGTTCGGGCTGCCCGTCCTCGGCGGTGTGCTGGTGCAAGACGCCCGATCCGCGGTGGCCGCACAGCGGTCCTTCGGCGGACCCGTCGTCCTCAAGGCCGTGGCGCGCGGGCTGCTGCACAAGAGCAAGGGCGGCGGCGTGCTGCTCGACCTGGCCGGCGAGTCCACGGTGACCCATGCGTTCGAGTCGCTGCGCGAGCGGTTCGGCGAGCAGTTGCACGGCGTGTTCGTGCAGCCGATGGCAGACCGCGGCCGCGAACTCCTCGTCGGGGTCGTCACGGACTCGCAGTTCGGCCCGCTCCTGGTGACTGGACTGGGCGGCGTGGACACCGACCTGGTCGACGACCGCGCCGCCGCGCTCGCGCCGCTGTCGGAGGCGGACGTGGACGACCTGCTGCACGGCTTCCGCGCCGCGCGGGCGGTCTTCCGAGAGCACGACGAAACGGCCGTGCGGGACGTGCTGCTGCGGGTCGGCCGACTGGCCGAGCTCGTGCCTGAGATCGCCGAACTCGACCTCAACCCGCTGGTCCTGACCGGTGAGCGCGTGCTGGCGGTCGACGCCAGGGTTCGCGTCGCGCCCGCGGCACCGGTCGACCCTTTCCTGCGCAGGCTCCGCGACCCCAGGCGGCCTTCGTGATCCCGCCGTCCACGACGAACATCGAGATGAGCGAGGTGGAGTCATGAGCACAGGTCCGATCGTCGTCGGCATCGACGGCACCCCCGCAAGCGAACGCGCACTGCGCTGGGCCGTGGACGAGGCGACGCAGCGCAAGCTCCCGCTGCACGTGGTCAACGCCTACGCCTACGAGCCGCTGGCCGACTGGGCGATGACCTCCGAGCAGGACGCGCGGGCCCGGTCGGAGGCCCTGGTCGAGGACGCGCTGCGTGCGGCGGCCGTGGGCAGGCTCGAACTCCCGCAGGTCATCAGGCACTGCGTGCGGGGACCGGCCGCCGAGGCGCTGGAAGGACTGACGCGCGGCGCGTCGATGCTGGTGGTGGCCTCGCACAGCGGCAGCCGGCTGCGGCGGGCGCTGCTGGGCAGCACCAGCGCGCACTGCGTCCGGCACGCGACCGTGCCCGTGGTCGTCCTCCCACCGGCCGACGAGCAGCACGACGGGGACGCGGTCGTCGCGGGGCAGGAGGCCGGGCGATGAGGGGCCGCGACCTGACGACACGTGACGTGGTGACCGTGTCGCCCGAGACGTCCGCACGTGACGCGGCGGCGCTGCCGGCGGCGAGGGATTTCACCGCGTTGCCGGTGGCCGACGGTTCCGGGGCACTGGTCGGCGTGGTCACCGAGGCCGACGCGTTGCGTGACCGGCTGCCTCCGGACCCGCGCCCGCTCGTGCACGGACAGCCGTCACGGGCGCGTGCCGTGCCGCGTCGGACCGTCGCCGACGTGACGAGCGAGCCGGTCACCGGCGCGTCGCCCGGCACGGACATCGCTGAGCCGGCCCGGCAGATGCCGGAGCACGGCGCTCGCAGCCTGGGCCACCACGCCAACCCGCACCGCTGGACGGTGTCGGTGGTGGACGGCCGGGTGGCGATCGTGGACGAGTTGGACGACGAACGCGACCGCCTCGTGGCCGCGGTGCCTGCCGGCGCCGTGCCCGGCGTGGCCGACGTGAGCTTCCCGGAGACCCGTCGTGCCGTCGACCACGGCTGAGCACGAGGCCGCGCCGCACGGCCTGCCGGTGCACGAGGTCGTGCTGATCGCCGAGACCGACGCCGAGACCGGCCTGTCCGGCACCGCGGCCGGCGAGCGGTTGGCCTCTCTAGGACCGAACAGGCTGCCCGAGCGGCGCGGTCCCGGCCGACTGCGGCGGATGCTCGCCCAGTTCCACAACCCGCTGATCT
It contains:
- a CDS encoding bifunctional GNAT family N-acetyltransferase/acetate--CoA ligase family protein, which gives rise to MTASVHGDRALLADGSVVALRELGPADADALLALHRDLPVDDRYLRFFSAAPQHPDEFVARLTSPEDPLHVVIGAFASDVLVGAASYVPLDDDTAEVALVVAHDRQSRGVGTLLLEHLVSSARRRGVRRFRADVLTVNSKMLRVFADLGLVWTSTADNGEVRVDLGLDPGERYLEAVADREQAADVASLRSVLEPDSVVVVGASRKSSSVGNAVLANLVEGGYTGALHAVNPHAHQVLGVACHRSVADLPEAPDLAVVCVPAAVVPQVAEDCGRRGVKALVVITSGVDPERLLEVVRRYGMRMVGPNCVGVSNTDPDVRLDATFTRDRTEPGGIGLVTQSGGVAIAAAEQLRRLGLGTSQLVSTGDKYDVSGNDLLLWWERDERTRAVALYLESFGNPRKFSRLARRVARRKPVLAIRAASSEAGRRAAASHTASTATPAVTRDALFRQAGVIAVDGVGEMVDVLAALHATPLPAGRSVAVLGNAGGLGVLAADACAHHGLTTAELGAGTVEALKALLPSTASPHNPVDTTAVVADPAVDAVIAVTVPTALGDPAGGIHPTAKPVLAVSTDQDASVSLRDDAIARYTEPARAAAVLASLAERSAWLRRPAPQPAELPGIDLPPARAVVAEHFTAEPGGGWLDPDQAVRLLGAFGLPVLGGVLVQDARSAVAAQRSFGGPVVLKAVARGLLHKSKGGGVLLDLAGESTVTHAFESLRERFGEQLHGVFVQPMADRGRELLVGVVTDSQFGPLLVTGLGGVDTDLVDDRAAALAPLSEADVDDLLHGFRAARAVFREHDETAVRDVLLRVGRLAELVPEIAELDLNPLVLTGERVLAVDARVRVAPAAPVDPFLRRLRDPRRPS
- a CDS encoding universal stress protein; its protein translation is MSTGPIVVGIDGTPASERALRWAVDEATQRKLPLHVVNAYAYEPLADWAMTSEQDARARSEALVEDALRAAAVGRLELPQVIRHCVRGPAAEALEGLTRGASMLVVASHSGSRLRRALLGSTSAHCVRHATVPVVVLPPADEQHDGDAVVAGQEAGR
- a CDS encoding CBS domain-containing protein; the protein is MRGRDLTTRDVVTVSPETSARDAAALPAARDFTALPVADGSGALVGVVTEADALRDRLPPDPRPLVHGQPSRARAVPRRTVADVTSEPVTGASPGTDIAEPARQMPEHGARSLGHHANPHRWTVSVVDGRVAIVDELDDERDRLVAAVPAGAVPGVADVSFPETRRAVDHG